One window of the Corynebacterium glutamicum ATCC 13032 genome contains the following:
- the pstA gene encoding phosphate ABC transporter permease PstA, translating to MTNNVVTPRMDEPLKKSSAFTDISSSRKTTNTAATVIIYGAMLIAAVPLVWVLWTVISRGIAPILTADWWSTSQAGVMLMLPGGGAAHAMIGTFMQAVVTSVISIPIGIFTAIYLVEYSNGNRLGRLTTFMVDILTGVPSIVAALFVYSLWIVLFGFDRSGFAVSLSLVILMVPVIIRNTEEMLRVVPQDLREASYALGVPKWKTIAKIVLPTALSGIVTGVMLAVARVMGESAPVLVLVGSSQAINWNPFGGPQASLPLMMLDMYKAGTAPATLDKLWGAALTLVLIIAVLNIGARIISAKFSVKQ from the coding sequence ATGACTAACAATGTTGTTACTCCGCGCATGGATGAGCCTTTAAAGAAGAGCTCAGCCTTCACCGACATCTCCTCCAGCCGTAAGACCACCAACACCGCAGCAACCGTCATCATTTATGGTGCGATGCTCATCGCAGCTGTGCCACTGGTTTGGGTGCTGTGGACCGTGATCTCTCGAGGCATCGCTCCGATCCTCACTGCTGATTGGTGGTCCACCTCCCAGGCTGGCGTCATGCTGATGCTGCCAGGCGGCGGTGCAGCTCACGCCATGATCGGTACCTTCATGCAGGCGGTAGTCACCTCGGTGATTTCCATTCCAATCGGTATCTTCACCGCAATCTACTTGGTGGAATACTCCAACGGTAACCGTCTCGGACGCTTGACCACCTTCATGGTTGACATCCTCACCGGTGTTCCTTCCATCGTTGCGGCACTGTTCGTGTACTCCTTGTGGATCGTGCTCTTCGGCTTCGACCGCTCCGGCTTCGCAGTGTCCCTGTCACTGGTGATTTTGATGGTTCCAGTGATCATCCGAAACACCGAAGAAATGCTCCGCGTTGTTCCTCAGGATCTGCGTGAAGCGTCCTACGCACTGGGCGTGCCAAAGTGGAAGACCATCGCAAAGATCGTTCTCCCAACCGCACTGTCCGGTATCGTCACCGGCGTCATGCTCGCAGTCGCTCGTGTCATGGGTGAGTCCGCACCAGTTCTGGTCTTGGTTGGTTCCTCCCAGGCCATCAACTGGAACCCATTCGGCGGTCCGCAGGCTTCCCTTCCACTGATGATGCTTGATATGTACAAGGCCGGCACCGCACCAGCAACGCTGGACAAGCTGTGGGGCGCAGCCCTCACCCTGGTGCTCATCATCGCTGTCCTGAACATTGGCGCACGAATCATCTCCGCCAAGTTCTCTGTCAAGCAATAA
- the pstB gene encoding phosphate ABC transporter ATP-binding protein PstB — protein sequence MSKLKLNDVNIYYGDFHAVQNVNLEVPARSVTAFIGPSGCGKSTVLRSINRMHEVTPGAYVKGEILLDGENIYGSKIDPVAVRNTIGMVFQKANPFPTMSIEDNVVAGLKLSGEKNKKKLKEVAEKSLRGANLWEEVKDRLDKPGGGLSGGQQQRLCIARAIAVEPEILLMDEPCSALDPISTLAVEDLIHELKEEFTIVIVTHNMQQAARVSDQTAFYSLEATGRPGRLVEIGPTKKIFENPDQKETEDYISGRFG from the coding sequence ATGTCGAAGCTCAAGCTCAATGATGTCAACATCTACTACGGTGATTTCCACGCAGTGCAGAACGTGAACCTCGAGGTTCCTGCACGCTCTGTCACCGCATTCATCGGACCATCCGGCTGTGGCAAGTCCACAGTTCTCCGCTCCATCAATCGTATGCACGAGGTCACCCCAGGTGCATACGTCAAGGGCGAGATCCTTCTCGACGGTGAGAACATCTACGGCTCCAAGATCGACCCAGTTGCAGTCCGTAACACCATCGGCATGGTCTTCCAGAAGGCTAACCCATTCCCAACCATGTCCATCGAGGACAACGTGGTTGCAGGTCTGAAGCTTTCCGGCGAGAAGAACAAGAAGAAGCTCAAGGAAGTTGCTGAGAAGTCTCTTCGTGGCGCAAACCTGTGGGAAGAGGTTAAGGATCGTCTGGACAAGCCAGGCGGCGGCCTCTCCGGTGGTCAGCAGCAGCGTCTGTGCATCGCTCGCGCGATCGCGGTTGAGCCAGAAATCCTCCTCATGGACGAGCCTTGCTCCGCGCTTGACCCAATCTCAACCCTGGCTGTGGAGGACCTTATCCACGAGCTGAAGGAAGAGTTCACCATCGTCATCGTGACCCACAACATGCAGCAGGCTGCACGTGTGTCCGATCAGACCGCGTTCTACTCCCTGGAGGCGACCGGTAGGCCAGGTCGTCTGGTTGAAATCGGACCTACCAAGAAGATCTTCGAAAACCCAGATCAGAAGGAAACCGAAGATTACATCTCCGGCCGCTTCGGATAA